In Ignavibacteria bacterium, the genomic stretch TTCAGAAAGCGTTTATTTTGTCTCAAAGTCTGACGGGAAAGAGATCCTTTTCCGTGAGGCCCTGAAAGATGAAAAGGCTGAAGCTGTACTTTCACTTGATGACCTGAACAAAAAAATGGCGGTCTTCAATATCCGCCTTGAAAGATTCCCCCTTGTCTCATGGCAGAACAATAGCGTCTTCCGCTTCCAGGCTGGCGACTCGGTCTACTGTTATAATACTGCTGAAAAAAGCCTTACACCCGGGAATAACCTCTCCGGAGGTGCAGCGGCTGAAAATATGGAGTTCAGTCCCAAAGCCGGATGCCTGGCTTTTACGCGTGATAACAATTTGTACCTGTCGCAGGGCCTAACCTCCCCGGTTGCAATTACGTCCGGGACAAATAAAGATATCGTAAACGGGCAGGCGGTCCACAGAAATGAATTCGGAATTACAAAGGGAATTTTCTTCTCACCTGAAGGGAATCTTCTTGCTTTCTACAGGATGGACCAGACGATGGTTACAGACTACCCCTTAGTTGATATATCCGAGCACCCGGCAAAACTTGTAAACATCAAGTACCCGATGGCAGGACAGAAAAGCCATGAGGTCACAATCAGCGTCTGCGACATACTTTCCGGGAAAACCATCTGGCTTCAAACCGGTGAACCCAAGGACCAGTACCTGACAAACGTTACCTGGAGCCCCGATGAAAAATATATTTATATAGCACAGCTCAACCGCGACCAGAATTTTATGCAGCTCGTAAAGTACGACGCCCGGACCGGGGAAAAGCTTAATGTGCTCTTCGAGGAAAAAAGCGACAAATATGTGGAACCCTTAAACGGCCCGATGTTTCTTAAAAACAAAAATGAATTCCTGTGGCTTTCAAGAAAAGACGGCTTTAACCACCTCTACCTCTACGACACTGAGGGGAAACTGATAAAACAGCTGACAAAAGGACAGTGGGAAATTACTGATGTAAACGGCTTCGACGAAAATAACGAAAATGTCTTTATTACTTCCACCATGGACGGGGTTCTCCAAAGAAACCTCTATAAAGTGAACCTTAAGTCCGGGAAACTAAAAAGGCTCACCCCACTTGACGGCACACACGAAGTAAAACTTAGCAGCCGTGGCGGACATTTTATCGATGCCTTTACTAACCTTTATACTCCCGGGCTCATCAGTATTCTGGATTCCGAAGGGAAAAAGGTCAGGGAAATTTTTAAGGCCGATAACCCGTTAGAAGACTACAGACTCGGACAAACCAGGCTCTTCAGCATAAAGGCCGATGATGGGCAGGACCTCTACTGCAGAATGATTCTCCCTGCGGACTTTGACTCCACAAAGAAGTACCCTGTTCTTGTTTACGTTTATGGCGGACCCCACTCGCAGCTCGTTACAGACAG encodes the following:
- a CDS encoding S9 family peptidase, producing MKKYYFPFFLLFLILNLPLSAQTKVLSVEDAITQGRGSLNPRKLKQLEWIPGSESVYFVSKSDGKEILFREALKDEKAEAVLSLDDLNKKMAVFNIRLERFPLVSWQNNSVFRFQAGDSVYCYNTAEKSLTPGNNLSGGAAAENMEFSPKAGCLAFTRDNNLYLSQGLTSPVAITSGTNKDIVNGQAVHRNEFGITKGIFFSPEGNLLAFYRMDQTMVTDYPLVDISEHPAKLVNIKYPMAGQKSHEVTISVCDILSGKTIWLQTGEPKDQYLTNVTWSPDEKYIYIAQLNRDQNFMQLVKYDARTGEKLNVLFEEKSDKYVEPLNGPMFLKNKNEFLWLSRKDGFNHLYLYDTEGKLIKQLTKGQWEITDVNGFDENNENVFITSTMDGVLQRNLYKVNLKSGKLKRLTPLDGTHEVKLSSRGGHFIDAFTNLYTPGLISILDSEGKKVREIFKADNPLEDYRLGQTRLFSIKADDGQDLYCRMILPADFDSTKKYPVLVYVYGGPHSQLVTDSWLADAGLWLNYMAEKGYIVFTLDNHGTSNRGLEFEQATFRHLGTREIEDQVTGVNYLKSLPYTDPGRIGVFGWSYGGFMATSLMTRASDIFKVGVAGGPVIDWSYYEVMYGERYMDTPQSNPEGYKESSLLNYVQNLKGKLLLIHGTVDPTVVWQNSLLFVQKAVSLGVPLEYFPYPGHEHGVRGTDAIHLYEKISRYFDDNLKPERAPADLTSK